The following are from one region of the Stigmatella ashevillena genome:
- the prfB gene encoding peptide chain release factor 2 (programmed frameshift) — protein MANDTMEKINGLRERLLALRGHLDLDRKRSRISLIDRDSTLPNFWDDNTKAQALLKEKSTLEASVAAFDKTLRGLDDAQTLMELAQEANDEASATEAEGLLPSLEADIAKLELARMLSGENDRSNCFMDINAGAGGTDSMDWAAMLMRMYTRFCEERGWEVEISDMVAGEEAGFKNVSLHIRGEYAYGYLKAEVGVHRLVRISPFDANARRQTAFASVDVYPEVDDSIRIDIPEKDYELKFIRGGGAGGQKVNKTSSTAQLRHLPTNILITCQTERSQSANKDMAFKILRARLYELELKKREAERDAAEAQKKDISFGSQIRSYVLAPYRMVKDLRTGVETGNVDAVLDGDLEQFVTAQLLGVKNPNRSASVD, from the exons ATGGCGAACGACACGATGGAGAAGATCAACGGTTTGCGAGAGCGTCTGCTGGCGCTCCGGGGGCATCTT GACCTCGACCGCAAGAGGTCCCGCATCTCGCTGATCGACCGTGACTCCACGCTCCCCAACTTCTGGGACGACAACACCAAGGCCCAGGCCCTGCTGAAGGAGAAGTCCACGCTGGAGGCCAGCGTGGCCGCCTTTGACAAGACGCTCCGGGGCCTGGACGACGCTCAGACCTTGATGGAGCTGGCCCAGGAGGCCAACGACGAGGCCAGTGCCACCGAGGCAGAGGGCTTGTTGCCCTCGCTGGAGGCGGACATCGCCAAGCTCGAGCTGGCGCGGATGCTCTCGGGCGAGAACGACCGCAGCAACTGCTTCATGGACATCAACGCGGGGGCGGGCGGCACGGACAGCATGGACTGGGCCGCCATGCTGATGCGCATGTACACCCGCTTCTGCGAGGAGCGGGGCTGGGAAGTCGAGATCAGCGACATGGTCGCGGGCGAAGAGGCGGGCTTCAAGAACGTCTCGCTGCACATCCGGGGCGAGTACGCCTACGGCTACCTCAAGGCCGAGGTGGGGGTGCACCGGCTGGTGCGCATCAGCCCCTTTGATGCCAACGCCCGCCGGCAGACGGCCTTCGCGTCGGTGGACGTCTACCCCGAGGTGGATGACTCCATCCGCATCGACATCCCGGAGAAGGACTACGAGCTGAAGTTCATCCGCGGTGGCGGCGCGGGCGGTCAGAAGGTGAACAAGACGTCGTCCACGGCGCAGCTGCGCCACCTGCCCACCAACATCCTCATCACCTGCCAGACGGAACGCTCGCAGTCAGCCAACAAGGACATGGCGTTCAAGATTCTCCGCGCGCGGCTCTACGAGCTGGAGCTCAAGAAGCGCGAGGCCGAGCGCGACGCGGCGGAGGCGCAGAAGAAGGACATCAGCTTCGGCAGTCAGATTCGCAGCTACGTCCTGGCCCCGTACCGGATGGTGAAGGACCTGCGGACCGGGGTGGAGACGGGCAATGTGGACGCGGTGCTGGACGGGGACCTGGAGCAGTTCGTCACCGCGCAGCTCCTGGGGGTGAAGAACCCCAACCGCAGCGCTTCGGTCGACTGA
- the ybeY gene encoding rRNA maturation RNase YbeY, whose translation MARPGAPEASAQGKPIVRLRKGKLIPREDGKRIEEFVGAATTNTPSASVARMLAPPGWSKPAQKPEFDEVVLVQKGELTIVIDGKRERIGPGEVGLVPRGSRVLYRNDGKGACDYWSICAPAFRPELAHVEVPVAPPPRDNHVTVQVAHSQGEGFARSLASLGRTFLDRLELRGCELSLSLVGDRAIRRLNRTWRKKDKATDVLSFPAGDLPKGTPGPRQLGDVVISIDTAKRQAKEYGRTMESEMARYLAHGLLHLLGHDHERTYDARKMASLEEKLLGERGMVADAVRADRVRRLV comes from the coding sequence ATGGCAAGGCCCGGAGCGCCTGAAGCATCCGCCCAAGGAAAACCTATTGTGAGACTGCGCAAGGGCAAGCTCATTCCCCGTGAGGACGGCAAGCGCATCGAGGAGTTCGTCGGCGCGGCCACCACGAACACCCCCTCCGCGTCCGTGGCGCGCATGCTGGCGCCGCCGGGCTGGTCCAAGCCTGCGCAGAAGCCCGAGTTCGACGAAGTGGTGCTCGTGCAGAAGGGCGAGCTGACGATCGTCATCGACGGCAAGCGCGAGCGCATTGGTCCGGGCGAGGTGGGGCTGGTGCCGCGAGGCAGTCGCGTCCTCTATCGCAACGATGGAAAGGGGGCCTGCGACTACTGGTCCATCTGTGCACCGGCGTTCCGTCCGGAGCTGGCCCACGTGGAGGTGCCCGTGGCCCCGCCGCCCCGGGACAACCACGTCACGGTGCAGGTGGCCCACTCGCAGGGGGAGGGTTTTGCCCGGTCGCTCGCGTCGCTGGGGCGCACCTTCCTGGACCGGTTGGAGCTGCGCGGGTGCGAGCTGTCCCTCTCCCTGGTGGGGGACAGGGCCATCCGAAGGCTCAACCGCACCTGGCGCAAGAAGGACAAGGCCACGGACGTGCTGAGCTTTCCCGCCGGGGATCTGCCCAAGGGGACCCCCGGGCCGCGGCAGCTCGGGGACGTGGTCATCTCCATCGACACCGCGAAGCGCCAGGCCAAGGAGTATGGCCGGACGATGGAGTCCGAGATGGCCCGCTACCTGGCGCATGGCCTGCTGCACCTGCTCGGGCACGACCACGAGCGCACCTACGATGCCCGGAAGATGGCGTCCCTGGAGGAGAAGCTGCTCGGGGAGCGGGGAATGGTGGCGGACGCGGTCCGAGCCGATCGTGTCCGGCGGCTCGTCTGA
- a CDS encoding ABC transporter permease has product MQSAERQTVYRWGFVWGGALVAFVGAVLLAVAVSRSDAWGEVSSFLGLSFLGWGSLLQMLNAASLFSAQSVVKEALPPLAGTQFLVAGMLAWVGGWGLLAAGIRRAPAATEGPSSAAGATLYPRLAGYRDFYWSTLGAYGGGVLLAELVLILLQTWLSSGGQLAETGGDAAGASGFQLAPPWAFAISLLVACGVAFISGAIGSARARRLSMPEATIGVVYLGLPVPILLTLMERVPALQLSLGYRLREVTYVAGLIGRPELSYWLVFVLLVLMLVLGINSGFIAAGSGRVDLRLGFELFVARRHVAVFRPSLLLGTLAVLMFGIIPPLLVYGIVRAVEAAVERTRIRALGLADPLQAAAALNQLKLREQSPTMMMTALSVGGVGVGVMALIIVLSVMSGFELDLQKKILGTHSHAVVSKYAGDMTEYPKLMEQVAQVPGVIGQSPFITNQVMIVSDGNVDGVVIKGIDPATVGSVTDLPQYMLPGGSLENLTSPEKILPRRLQGGGGADSPLLDDRPAGSTPEPEEEEDPIIGRPKKSAQEAVLPGIILGRELAASLRAVVGDRVNIVSPLGTEMGPSGPIPKNRVFRVAGIFYSGMYEYDAKFVYILLEEAQRFFEVKGANGIDLKVADIDNARRLAADVVRKLGGYPYRARDWSETNRNLFSALRLEKLVMGIILSIIIIVAAGLIVATVIMLVLEKRKEISVLKALGVSDGGIVKIFLSEGLQIGVAGGLLGLLSGLAWCFFIEKVGIKLDPEVYYIPALPVRIEPVQTLLSVVIAVLVTYLASIYPALKASSVEPVEGLKAE; this is encoded by the coding sequence GTGCAAAGCGCTGAACGGCAGACCGTCTATCGCTGGGGTTTCGTCTGGGGAGGCGCGCTCGTCGCCTTCGTGGGGGCGGTGCTGCTCGCGGTGGCGGTGTCCCGCTCGGACGCGTGGGGGGAGGTCTCCAGCTTCCTGGGGCTGTCCTTCCTCGGCTGGGGCAGCCTCCTGCAGATGCTCAACGCGGCGTCGCTCTTCTCGGCCCAGTCTGTCGTGAAGGAGGCGCTGCCGCCCCTGGCGGGCACGCAATTCCTCGTGGCGGGAATGCTTGCCTGGGTGGGCGGATGGGGGCTTTTGGCGGCGGGCATTCGCCGGGCGCCCGCCGCGACGGAAGGGCCCAGCTCCGCTGCCGGGGCGACGCTGTACCCGCGGCTCGCGGGCTATCGAGACTTCTACTGGAGCACCTTGGGGGCCTACGGGGGCGGGGTGCTCCTGGCCGAGCTGGTGCTCATCCTGCTGCAAACGTGGTTGTCCAGCGGCGGGCAGCTCGCGGAGACGGGCGGGGACGCGGCGGGAGCCTCGGGCTTTCAGCTGGCACCCCCCTGGGCGTTCGCCATTTCGCTGCTGGTGGCATGTGGGGTGGCCTTCATCTCGGGGGCCATCGGCTCGGCGCGGGCCCGTCGGCTGTCCATGCCCGAGGCCACCATCGGTGTCGTCTACCTGGGCTTGCCCGTTCCCATCCTGCTGACGTTGATGGAGCGGGTGCCCGCGCTGCAACTGTCGCTGGGCTACCGGCTGCGCGAGGTGACGTATGTGGCGGGCCTCATCGGTCGGCCGGAGCTGAGCTACTGGCTGGTCTTCGTGCTGCTGGTGCTGATGCTGGTGCTGGGCATCAACTCGGGCTTCATCGCTGCGGGCAGCGGCCGGGTGGACTTGCGGCTGGGGTTCGAGCTGTTCGTCGCGCGGCGCCACGTGGCGGTGTTCCGCCCGTCGCTGCTGCTGGGCACGCTGGCGGTGCTCATGTTCGGCATCATCCCTCCGCTGCTGGTCTACGGCATCGTCCGGGCGGTGGAGGCCGCGGTGGAGCGCACCCGCATCCGCGCCCTGGGGTTGGCCGATCCACTCCAGGCCGCCGCAGCGCTCAACCAGCTCAAGCTGCGGGAGCAGTCGCCCACCATGATGATGACGGCCCTGTCGGTGGGGGGCGTCGGTGTGGGGGTGATGGCGCTCATCATCGTGCTGTCGGTCATGAGCGGCTTCGAGCTGGATCTACAGAAGAAGATCCTGGGCACCCACTCGCATGCGGTGGTGTCCAAGTACGCGGGGGACATGACCGAGTACCCGAAGCTGATGGAGCAGGTGGCCCAGGTTCCGGGAGTCATTGGCCAGTCTCCCTTCATCACCAACCAGGTGATGATCGTCTCGGATGGCAACGTGGATGGCGTGGTCATCAAGGGAATCGACCCGGCCACGGTCGGGTCAGTGACGGACTTGCCGCAGTACATGTTGCCCGGGGGCTCGCTGGAGAACCTGACATCCCCCGAGAAGATCCTCCCCCGGAGGCTCCAGGGCGGAGGGGGCGCGGACTCGCCCCTGCTGGATGACCGGCCTGCGGGAAGCACGCCCGAGCCAGAGGAAGAGGAGGATCCCATCATCGGCCGACCGAAGAAGTCGGCTCAAGAGGCGGTTCTGCCGGGAATCATCCTGGGCCGGGAGCTGGCCGCCTCGCTGCGTGCCGTGGTGGGCGACCGGGTGAACATCGTCTCGCCGCTGGGGACGGAGATGGGGCCTTCGGGGCCCATCCCGAAGAACCGGGTCTTCCGCGTGGCGGGCATCTTCTACTCGGGCATGTACGAGTATGACGCCAAGTTCGTCTACATCCTCCTGGAGGAGGCCCAGCGGTTCTTCGAGGTGAAGGGGGCCAACGGCATCGATCTCAAGGTGGCGGACATCGACAATGCGCGCCGCCTCGCCGCGGATGTGGTCCGCAAGCTGGGGGGCTACCCCTACCGGGCACGCGACTGGAGCGAGACGAACCGCAACCTCTTCTCCGCGCTGCGCCTGGAGAAGCTGGTGATGGGCATCATCCTCTCCATCATCATCATCGTGGCTGCGGGCCTCATCGTCGCCACCGTCATCATGTTGGTGCTCGAGAAGCGCAAGGAGATCTCCGTCCTCAAGGCCCTGGGCGTCTCGGATGGGGGCATCGTGAAGATCTTCCTCTCGGAGGGGTTGCAGATCGGCGTGGCCGGGGGGCTTCTGGGGCTCTTGTCCGGGCTGGCCTGGTGCTTCTTCATCGAGAAGGTCGGCATCAAGCTGGACCCCGAGGTCTATTACATCCCCGCACTCCCGGTGCGCATCGAGCCGGTGCAGACCCTCTTGTCCGTGGTCATCGCGGTCCTCGTCACGTATCTGGCGTCCATCTACCCCGCGCTCAAGGCCAGCAGCGTGGAACCGGTGGAAGGCCTCAAGGCGGAATAG
- a CDS encoding HD family phosphohydrolase, which yields MAEPEPSPPGPSPVDAFTRRLKLSSELWGRRVTHVLLLLIVSVAAGFVISPGLYSQQIPALAEEHLGKPFRANSPAGFKAARDYEISHSAMTEQRRQEARGSVRPVYDLNPGVGADVRSAVKSAFADLRARLAAKAAEESAQAGEEPEARREVVKPGRKPAALTPQETERQRKERESLQADFQEQLFGQRDAAMEAEDFQALLTNGFSEEAEVATLSLLERAYGSERGPLFIGGSREELSREGPQGITVRDVRHAGEQTLPGTAPGVLDVREAHSELDRFASIPGNLLPDAPGAQRRAVLRLAKRLVRPNLTINIAETNARRLRASDAVKDAVISMKKGQRVIGDGELVNETHLVILKGMRAQTDRLDLLQLQVGGTGLVALLIAASFAFCRTAFRRFRPTRKDGMLLGLLLVGVLGLLQLWVSIADAIQDRYTELPIEALYYAFPMAAGAMLVRFLLSEELSLFFALVLACLAGVMLGNSLSFGIYTLVGSLVAADRITRARDRVGIFKAGLVTGVVELVAVLFLFLVEGKGLTTETVLTALFAGVGTALAVPVMVMALTPLLESVFGYASDIKLLELANLNHPALKELIVQAPGTYHHSIIIGSLVENAAEAIGANPLLARSCAYYHDIGKGRNPLFFGENQKGENRHDSLAPAMSAVIIKRHVTEGLEMARQYRLPKLVADAIPQHHGTRLVGYFFHKAVKEQEGKENAQPLDESIYRYPGPKPQFREAALVMIADAVEASTRAMPEPTKAKLHAQVQKMINIIFSEGQLDECDLTLKDLNLISDSFLHTLEGIYHARPEYPAGAMGGGPKTAPLMVASTVKPDGKSDGKARSA from the coding sequence ATGGCCGAACCGGAACCTTCGCCCCCTGGGCCCAGCCCAGTGGACGCCTTCACCCGCCGTCTCAAGTTGAGCAGCGAGCTGTGGGGCAGGCGCGTGACGCACGTGCTGCTGCTGCTCATCGTTTCGGTGGCCGCCGGCTTTGTCATTTCCCCGGGGCTCTACAGCCAGCAGATTCCAGCGCTGGCCGAGGAGCACCTGGGCAAGCCCTTCCGGGCCAACTCGCCCGCGGGCTTCAAGGCCGCGCGGGACTACGAAATCAGCCACAGTGCCATGACGGAGCAGCGGCGCCAGGAAGCCCGGGGCTCCGTGCGGCCGGTGTATGACTTGAATCCCGGGGTGGGGGCGGATGTCCGCAGCGCCGTGAAGAGTGCGTTCGCGGACCTGCGTGCCCGCCTGGCCGCCAAGGCGGCCGAGGAGAGCGCTCAAGCGGGAGAGGAGCCCGAGGCGCGCCGGGAGGTGGTCAAGCCCGGCCGCAAGCCGGCCGCGCTCACGCCCCAGGAGACCGAGCGGCAGCGCAAGGAGCGCGAGTCGCTGCAGGCGGACTTCCAGGAGCAGCTGTTTGGCCAGCGGGATGCGGCCATGGAGGCGGAGGACTTCCAGGCGCTCCTGACCAACGGATTCTCGGAGGAGGCCGAGGTGGCCACCCTCTCGTTGCTGGAGCGCGCTTATGGCTCGGAGCGGGGCCCCCTGTTCATCGGTGGCTCCCGGGAAGAATTGTCCCGGGAAGGCCCCCAGGGCATCACCGTCCGGGACGTGCGCCACGCGGGTGAGCAGACCTTGCCGGGCACCGCGCCCGGGGTGTTGGACGTGCGGGAGGCGCATTCGGAGTTGGACCGCTTTGCCTCCATTCCGGGAAACCTGCTGCCCGATGCGCCGGGCGCGCAGCGGCGGGCGGTGCTGCGGCTGGCCAAGCGGCTGGTGCGGCCCAACCTCACCATCAACATCGCGGAGACGAACGCGAGGCGTCTGAGGGCCTCGGATGCGGTGAAGGACGCCGTCATCTCCATGAAGAAGGGCCAGCGCGTCATCGGAGACGGGGAGCTGGTCAACGAGACGCACCTGGTCATCCTCAAGGGGATGCGGGCGCAGACCGACCGGTTGGACCTGCTCCAGCTTCAGGTGGGGGGCACGGGCCTGGTCGCGCTGCTCATTGCCGCCTCCTTTGCCTTCTGCCGGACCGCGTTCCGGCGCTTCCGGCCCACGCGCAAGGACGGCATGTTGCTGGGCCTGCTGCTGGTGGGGGTGCTGGGGCTGCTCCAGCTCTGGGTGTCCATCGCGGACGCCATCCAGGACCGCTACACGGAGCTGCCCATCGAGGCGCTCTATTACGCCTTCCCGATGGCGGCGGGCGCGATGCTCGTGCGCTTCCTCCTCTCCGAGGAGCTGTCGCTCTTCTTCGCGCTGGTGTTGGCGTGTCTGGCAGGCGTGATGCTGGGCAACTCCCTGTCCTTTGGCATCTACACGCTGGTGGGTTCGCTGGTGGCGGCGGACCGCATCACCCGGGCGCGCGACCGGGTGGGCATTTTCAAGGCGGGCCTCGTCACGGGCGTGGTGGAGCTGGTGGCCGTGCTCTTCCTCTTCCTGGTGGAGGGCAAGGGGCTCACCACGGAGACGGTGCTCACCGCGCTGTTCGCGGGGGTGGGCACGGCCCTGGCGGTCCCGGTGATGGTGATGGCGCTCACGCCGCTGCTGGAGTCCGTTTTTGGCTACGCCTCGGACATCAAGCTGTTGGAGCTGGCCAATCTGAACCACCCGGCGCTCAAGGAGCTCATCGTCCAGGCGCCGGGCACCTACCACCACTCCATCATCATCGGCTCGCTGGTGGAGAACGCGGCCGAGGCCATTGGCGCGAACCCGCTGCTGGCGCGCTCGTGCGCCTACTACCACGACATTGGAAAGGGCCGGAACCCGCTCTTCTTCGGTGAGAACCAGAAGGGGGAGAACCGGCACGATTCGCTGGCCCCGGCGATGAGCGCCGTCATCATCAAGCGCCACGTGACGGAGGGGTTGGAGATGGCCCGCCAGTACCGGTTGCCCAAGCTGGTGGCGGACGCCATCCCCCAGCACCACGGCACGCGGCTGGTCGGCTACTTCTTCCACAAGGCCGTCAAGGAGCAGGAGGGCAAGGAGAACGCCCAGCCGCTCGACGAGAGCATCTACCGCTATCCCGGCCCCAAGCCTCAGTTCCGTGAGGCGGCGCTGGTCATGATCGCCGATGCGGTGGAGGCCTCCACGCGCGCCATGCCCGAGCCCACGAAGGCGAAGCTGCACGCGCAGGTGCAGAAGATGATCAACATCATCTTCTCCGAGGGGCAGCTTGATGAGTGCGATCTGACACTCAAGGATTTGAATCTGATCTCGGATTCCTTCCTGCACACGCTGGAGGGGATCTACCATGCGCGCCCTGAGTACCCGGCCGGAGCCATGGGTGGAGGGCCGAAGACGGCACCGTTGATGGTGGCCTCCACCGTGAAGCCGGACGGCAAGAGCGATGGCAAGGCCCGGAGCGCCTGA
- the lysS gene encoding lysine--tRNA ligase — protein sequence MADSENKTDKVGEADLGSKEQEIYQQRLDKAGKWREAGFNPYGNGYRAEHLAADIHAKHASQTPEELEKDAPTYTVAGRIVAMRTFGKAAFIKLRDRSGEIQVHMKKDALGDSYEAFKLCDLGDFLGATGPVFRTKTGELSLSATKFTPLTKSLRPLPEKWHGLTDVEIRYRQRYLDLVSNPEVKQTFLKRNKLVRFIREFLDTRDFIEVETPMMHPLVSGAAARPFKTHHNALDIELYMRIAPELYLKRLVVGGIERVYEINRNFRNEGISTRHNPEFTMLEFYQAYATYEDLMDLTEQMISEAAQAVTGATKVPYQGHELDFGKGWKRIPMTEAIREAVGSALSDKDMSDPDKLRHELLKTSHSEAERRAIETMNQGELVGALFEAHVEQKLIHPTFITHFPTSVSPLARRNDQNPEITDRFELFVAGREIANAFSELNDPLDQKGRFLGQLEAKQRGQQETMDYDEDYIRALEHGMPPTAGEGIGIDRLTMLFTDAPSIRDVILFPLLKPQSR from the coding sequence ATGGCTGACTCTGAGAACAAGACCGACAAGGTGGGTGAGGCGGACCTCGGGTCCAAGGAGCAGGAGATCTACCAGCAGCGCCTGGACAAGGCGGGCAAGTGGCGCGAGGCGGGCTTCAACCCGTACGGCAATGGCTACCGCGCCGAGCACCTGGCCGCTGACATCCACGCGAAGCACGCCTCGCAGACCCCGGAAGAGCTGGAGAAGGATGCTCCCACCTACACGGTGGCGGGCCGCATCGTGGCGATGCGCACCTTCGGCAAGGCCGCCTTCATCAAGCTGAGGGATCGCTCGGGCGAGATCCAGGTCCACATGAAGAAGGACGCGCTCGGGGACAGCTACGAGGCCTTCAAGCTGTGCGACCTGGGCGACTTCCTGGGCGCCACCGGGCCGGTGTTCCGCACGAAGACGGGCGAGCTGTCGCTGTCGGCCACGAAGTTCACGCCGCTCACCAAGTCCCTGCGGCCCCTGCCGGAGAAGTGGCACGGGCTGACGGACGTGGAGATCCGCTACCGCCAGCGCTACCTGGACCTCGTCTCCAACCCTGAGGTGAAGCAGACCTTCCTCAAGCGCAACAAGCTGGTGCGCTTCATCCGAGAGTTCCTGGACACTCGGGACTTCATCGAGGTGGAGACCCCGATGATGCACCCGCTGGTGTCCGGCGCGGCGGCGCGGCCCTTCAAGACGCACCACAATGCGCTCGATATCGAGCTGTACATGCGCATTGCGCCGGAGCTGTACCTCAAGCGGCTGGTGGTGGGCGGCATCGAGCGCGTCTACGAGATCAACCGCAACTTCCGCAACGAGGGCATCAGCACCCGGCACAACCCGGAGTTCACGATGCTGGAGTTCTATCAGGCGTACGCCACGTACGAGGACCTGATGGACCTGACCGAGCAGATGATCTCCGAGGCGGCGCAGGCGGTCACCGGCGCCACGAAGGTGCCGTACCAGGGGCACGAGCTGGACTTCGGCAAGGGCTGGAAGCGCATCCCCATGACCGAGGCCATCCGCGAGGCCGTGGGCAGCGCGCTGTCCGACAAGGACATGTCGGACCCGGACAAGCTGCGGCATGAGCTGCTCAAGACGAGCCACAGCGAGGCCGAGCGCCGCGCCATCGAGACGATGAACCAGGGCGAGCTGGTGGGGGCGCTCTTCGAGGCCCACGTGGAGCAGAAGCTCATCCACCCCACGTTCATCACCCACTTCCCGACCTCGGTGAGCCCGTTGGCCCGCCGCAACGACCAGAATCCGGAAATCACGGACCGGTTCGAGTTGTTCGTCGCCGGCCGGGAGATCGCCAATGCCTTCTCCGAGCTGAATGATCCGCTGGACCAGAAGGGCCGCTTCCTGGGCCAGCTCGAGGCGAAGCAGCGGGGACAGCAGGAGACGATGGACTACGACGAGGACTACATCCGGGCGCTCGAGCACGGCATGCCGCCCACGGCGGGTGAAGGCATCGGGATTGATCGCCTCACGATGTTGTTCACGGATGCGCCATCGATCCGCGACGTCATCCTCTTTCCGCTCCTCAAGCCTCAGTCCAGGTAA
- a CDS encoding RNA polymerase sigma factor codes for MFLSGVLGIGQEPTGATGSPGAAERVLLARLRQGEPEAFEELVREHQDRVYDFCVRMLGDREEAHDLVQEIFVSVHQNLRKFREDAKLSTWLFRISKNQCLNRLKYLNRRGRGRSAEYVDVGEKELSGVLEAPPTPDAMLDAARERARVQRAISQLEPDARMLVALREIEGLSYEEIVDITELPEGTVKSRLHRAREKLADILGRLEE; via the coding sequence GTGTTCTTGAGCGGAGTGCTCGGCATCGGACAGGAGCCAACAGGAGCCACCGGGAGCCCGGGTGCGGCCGAGCGCGTGCTGCTGGCACGGTTGCGCCAGGGGGAGCCCGAGGCCTTCGAGGAGCTCGTCCGGGAGCACCAGGACCGGGTGTACGACTTCTGTGTGCGGATGCTGGGGGACCGGGAGGAGGCGCACGACCTGGTCCAGGAAATCTTCGTCAGCGTCCACCAGAACCTGCGCAAGTTCCGCGAGGACGCGAAGCTCTCCACGTGGCTCTTCCGCATCAGCAAGAACCAGTGCCTCAACCGGCTCAAGTACCTGAACCGCCGGGGCCGGGGCCGCTCGGCTGAGTATGTGGACGTAGGTGAGAAGGAACTTTCGGGGGTTCTGGAGGCGCCGCCCACCCCGGATGCGATGTTGGACGCGGCGCGGGAGCGGGCCCGGGTGCAGCGGGCCATCTCGCAGCTCGAACCCGATGCGCGGATGCTGGTGGCGCTCCGGGAAATCGAGGGGTTGAGCTACGAAGAGATTGTCGACATCACGGAGCTGCCCGAGGGGACGGTGAAGAGCCGCCTCCACCGGGCACGAGAGAAGTTGGCGGACATCCTGGGACGGCTTGAGGAATGA
- a CDS encoding Lnb N-terminal periplasmic domain-containing protein, with amino-acid sequence MPRLVPLLICLIGPLLLAAPVHAAARPPWGTGESRGEDLVISLVTFSPGDDVASWWGHGSLVVEDTRLGKQRLYNYGMFSFDSTMLSRYAMGRLEFWVDEASVAGTYRHYEALDRDVRVQVLNLTPEQRLLMGSLLADNVLPENREYLYHHYDDNCVTRLRDMIDRAVGGQLRQADRAPARMTLREHTRRYTAVSPPMSVLLDFLMNDEIDRPITRWEEAFLPDELERQVAALQVERPDGQKAPLLAKGWTYFQSDRPAVPEQPPGYAPWMLVMGLAVGASALGLMAWGRRGSRWPRVLLGLEHVVLGLVFGLPGTALFIMWLVTNHTVTYRNENLFLANPVTLLLVPLGLQFAWGSVKARARLVTLWCVLAGLGGLGLVLKVLPLFNQDNWRLIALLLPISVGFAGAFWLDRVRSRATLRPPGEQSLSSSLKTP; translated from the coding sequence ATGCCTCGCCTTGTGCCCCTGCTCATCTGCCTGATTGGCCCATTGCTGCTCGCGGCCCCTGTCCACGCCGCTGCCCGCCCCCCGTGGGGAACGGGGGAGAGCCGGGGCGAGGACCTGGTCATCTCCCTGGTGACCTTCAGCCCGGGGGACGATGTGGCCTCCTGGTGGGGGCATGGCTCCCTCGTCGTGGAGGACACGCGGCTGGGCAAGCAGCGCCTCTACAACTACGGCATGTTCTCTTTCGACAGCACCATGCTGAGCCGCTACGCGATGGGGCGGCTCGAGTTCTGGGTGGACGAGGCGAGCGTGGCGGGGACCTACCGGCACTATGAGGCGCTCGACCGCGATGTCCGCGTCCAGGTGCTGAACCTGACCCCCGAGCAGCGGTTGTTGATGGGCAGCCTGCTCGCGGACAACGTCCTGCCGGAGAACCGCGAGTACCTGTACCACCACTACGACGACAACTGCGTCACGCGGCTTCGCGACATGATCGACCGGGCCGTGGGAGGGCAGCTCCGGCAGGCAGACCGCGCCCCCGCCCGGATGACGCTGCGGGAGCACACGCGCCGTTACACCGCGGTGAGCCCGCCCATGAGCGTGCTGCTCGACTTTCTGATGAACGATGAGATCGACCGGCCGATCACCCGCTGGGAGGAGGCCTTCCTGCCGGACGAGCTGGAGCGGCAGGTGGCCGCGCTTCAGGTGGAGCGTCCGGATGGGCAGAAGGCCCCCCTCCTGGCGAAGGGCTGGACCTACTTCCAGTCGGACCGGCCCGCGGTACCGGAGCAGCCGCCTGGCTATGCCCCCTGGATGTTGGTGATGGGGCTCGCCGTGGGCGCGAGCGCCCTGGGGCTGATGGCCTGGGGACGCCGGGGCAGCCGGTGGCCGCGGGTTCTGCTCGGGTTGGAGCACGTGGTGCTGGGGTTGGTGTTCGGTTTGCCGGGCACGGCCTTGTTCATCATGTGGCTGGTCACCAACCACACGGTGACGTACCGCAACGAGAACCTCTTCCTGGCCAACCCGGTGACGTTGCTGTTGGTGCCGCTGGGGCTTCAGTTCGCATGGGGCTCGGTGAAGGCCCGGGCGCGGCTGGTGACCCTGTGGTGTGTGTTGGCGGGCCTGGGGGGGCTCGGGCTGGTGCTCAAGGTCCTGCCCCTGTTCAACCAGGACAACTGGCGGCTCATCGCGCTCCTCTTGCCCATCTCGGTGGGCTTCGCGGGCGCTTTCTGGCTGGACCGGGTGCGAAGCCGCGCGACGCTTCGGCCGCCGGGTGAACAGTCTCTTTCGTCTTCCCTGAAGACCCCCTAG
- a CDS encoding anti-sigma factor family protein yields the protein MSANQHRLRGVEPRLSHRDAKALFFALADEELPPPQAQAVRSHLDGCDECRAGWVRYEKTVLRVRQVEREKAPQALASMVLNRVKRERRFGLRKLHLAHTYYRFPVEVLIPLLLAAAVAAFLMMSAS from the coding sequence ATGAGCGCGAATCAGCACAGACTGAGGGGCGTGGAACCGCGACTGAGCCACCGCGACGCGAAGGCCTTGTTCTTCGCGCTCGCCGATGAGGAGCTGCCCCCGCCGCAGGCGCAGGCGGTGCGCAGTCACCTGGACGGGTGCGACGAGTGCCGTGCGGGCTGGGTCCGCTACGAGAAGACGGTCCTGCGGGTGCGCCAGGTGGAGCGGGAGAAAGCCCCTCAGGCCCTGGCCTCCATGGTGTTGAACCGGGTGAAGCGCGAGCGGCGGTTCGGCCTGCGCAAGCTGCACTTGGCCCACACGTATTACCGCTTCCCCGTGGAAGTGCTCATCCCGTTGCTCCTGGCGGCGGCGGTGGCGGCCTTCCTGATGATGTCCGCCTCGTAA